The Pseudofrankia inefficax genome window below encodes:
- a CDS encoding 2-hydroxyacid dehydrogenase: MSGHHGPLVVTVPTEELRAALAPIAGTEVTVWDLSGPPPRADLDLVVVPYMAAPTVLTALRGLRPLVVQSQSIGYEGVSTVLPDGHVFCNAAGVHEASTAELAVGLMIASQRRLPTLLRAQAEHRWAHAESPALADSKVIVVGQGGVGRAVVGRLKPFEVDVLRVATHGRVDADGVVRAVGELPALLPDADIVVLAVPLNPSTAALVDREFLAAMKPAALLVNVARGGVVVTADLVDAVRAGRVRAALDVVDPEPLPPEHALWGLEGVILTPHVGGHSAAMHPRVVALLRRQLDALAGGAPPHNIVIPARP, encoded by the coding sequence TTGTCCGGACACCACGGGCCGCTGGTCGTGACCGTTCCGACCGAGGAGCTCCGGGCCGCGCTCGCCCCCATTGCCGGGACGGAGGTGACTGTCTGGGACCTGTCCGGCCCGCCGCCCCGGGCGGATCTCGACCTCGTCGTGGTGCCGTACATGGCCGCCCCGACCGTGCTGACGGCGCTGCGGGGCCTGCGCCCCCTGGTCGTGCAGAGCCAGTCGATCGGCTACGAGGGCGTCAGTACCGTCCTTCCCGACGGGCACGTCTTCTGCAACGCCGCGGGGGTGCACGAGGCGTCCACCGCCGAGCTGGCGGTCGGGTTGATGATCGCCAGCCAGCGCCGGCTGCCGACGTTGCTGCGCGCGCAGGCGGAGCACCGGTGGGCCCACGCCGAATCCCCGGCGCTGGCGGACTCCAAGGTGATCGTGGTCGGCCAGGGCGGCGTCGGCCGGGCGGTCGTCGGCCGGCTGAAGCCCTTCGAGGTCGACGTCCTCCGGGTGGCGACGCACGGCAGGGTCGACGCCGACGGCGTCGTGCGAGCGGTCGGCGAACTGCCGGCGCTGCTGCCCGACGCGGACATCGTCGTGCTCGCCGTGCCGCTGAACCCGAGCACCGCGGCCCTGGTGGACCGGGAGTTCCTGGCCGCGATGAAGCCCGCCGCCCTGTTGGTGAACGTCGCGCGCGGCGGGGTGGTCGTCACCGCGGATCTGGTCGACGCGGTCCGGGCCGGCCGGGTCAGGGCCGCGCTGGACGTCGTCGATCCCGAGCCGCTGCCGCCGGAGCACGCCCTGTGGGGTCTCGAAGGCGTCATCCTCACTCCGCACGTCGGTGGGCACAGTGCCGCGATGCACCCGCGCGTCGTCGCCCTGCTCCGCCGCCAGCTCGACGCCCTGGCAGGCGGCGCGCCCCCGCACAACATCGTCATCCCGGCCCGGCCCTAG